ACGATACGGCGCCGACTTGCACGATCAGCCCTCTCGCGGCGTTCCGCCTCGAAATGGAGTGAACTGGCGCGACGCCTGCCAGCCGGCGCCCGGACGGGCGGCCGACCGGTCGCGCGGCGTGGCCCGGCTCGTCGGCGACAGCCGGCCGATGCGCGAGCTGAAGGCTCGGATCCGGCGGTTGGCGGCCTCCCCGTTCCCGGTGGTCATCCACGGGGAGTCGGGCACCGGCAAGGAGGTGATCGCCCGGGCGATCCACGAAGAAGGTCCCCGCGGACACGCGGTCTTCGTCCCCGTCAACTGCGCGGTCCTCGGCGACGAGCTGTTCGAGTCCGAGCTGTTCGGCCACGCCAAGGGAGCGTTCACCAGCGCCTCGCGGGACCGCAAGGGCCTGCTGGAGCTGTCGTCGGGCGGCACCGTCTTCCTCGACGAGGTCGCGGAACTCTCACCCGGCGCCCAGGCGAAGCTGCTCCGCGTGCTGCAGGACGGCGAGGTCCGCCGGCTCGGCGAGAACCGCACCCAGCGGTTGGATCTGCGCGTCGTTGCCGCCACCAACACGGCGCTCGACGACGAGGCGGCGGCGGGCCGCTTCCGAAGGGATCTGCTGTATCGCCTGAAGGTCCTCGAGCTCACCGCGCCCCCGTTGCGCGACCGGACGCCGGACATCGCGCAGCTCACCGCCCACTACTGGGACAACATGAGCGCGGCCGCGGGGAGCCGCGCGAGCCTGGCGCGCGAGACGGTGACCGCGCTGGCCGCGCATCCGTGGCCGGGCAACGTCCGGGAGCTGCAGAACGTGCTGGCCAACCTGACTG
The sequence above is drawn from the Acidobacteriota bacterium genome and encodes:
- a CDS encoding AAA domain-containing protein, coding for MSERYGADLHDQPSRGVPPRNGVNWRDACQPAPGRAADRSRGVARLVGDSRPMRELKARIRRLAASPFPVVIHGESGTGKEVIARAIHEEGPRGHAVFVPVNCAVLGDELFESELFGHAKGAFTSASRDRKGLLELSSGGTVFLDEVAELSPGAQAKLLRVLQDGEVRRLGENRTQRLDLRVVAATNTALDDEAAAGRFRRDLLYRLKVLELTAPPLRDRTPDIAQLTAHYWDNMSAAAGSRASLARETVTALAAHPWPGNVRELQNVLANLTVTGPLEGAVGPDVLPAAIQREVAAERRPTLAQAREELERAMVRDALGRHAGISGAAGELGITRQGLSKLMVRLRVDRLDPSRQRPESAAHPAIPHGPSEPSPPRKSPLAKPFPEAGAGAVP